In Pseudomonadota bacterium, the genomic window TTTTTTAGAGCCACGCTGCATCCAAATTCTACTACACCATTTTTCGACTTCTTTACATCCACGATTTCAGAATTTTTTATCATTTCCTCTATCTCGGCAACCTTCTTTTGAAGGAACTGGTACTCTTCCTTTGCCGCATCATATTCTGCATTTTCTGAGAGGTCTCCATGTCCCCTTGCTTCTTCAATGGCCTGCAAGATTTTTGGTCTTTTACTGTTCAGCAGGTATTCATGTTCCTTTTTAAGGTTCTCGTGACCTTCTCTTGTTATGGGAAATTTCATACACGCTCCGACAATATGTTTTAAGTCTAAAAAACTACAATGTTTATCATAAATTATCAACAAAAATCAGCCATCAGCCGCCAGCTATCAGCTATCAGCAGAGAAAAATTAAAATTTCAAACCTTTAAAAGCTGAATACTGATAGCTAAGAGCTTATAGCTCAAAACAACTAAACACTTGAAAAAGTACAGTCTTAAATTTTATAATAAGAGTCTATATGAAATTCGAAGACGGGCTGAAGAAACTTGAAGACATAGTAAAAACCCTCGATGCGGGAAATATCCCGCTCGACGAAGCCTTAAACCTCTTCAAGGAAGGCCTTTCTTTAACAAAGGAACTTTCAAAAAGGCTGGATGAAATAGAAAAGAAGGTCGAAATTCTTATAAAAAAGGAAAATGGGTCAGTAGAAAAAAGACCATTTCTCCAGGAAGAAGTTTAGTGGATCTAGGGACATACCTTCACGAAAAGAAGATTATTATTGAAGACACCTTAAGGGATATATGTTCGTCCTTCAGCACATCCCCGGGAATGTTAAGGGATGCTATGGAATACATGCTGTTCTCCAACGGAAAAAGAATAAGACCAATACTCGCTATAGCGGCATGTGAAGCAAAAGAAAAAAGCAGTGATGATTTACTTCCTTTTGCATGTGCTATTGAGATGATACATACATATTCCCTTATACATGACGACCTGCCAAGCATAGATAATGATGACCTGAGGCGTGGTAAACCAACGTGCCACAGGGTATTTGGTGAAGCAGTCGCTATCCTTGCAGGGGATGCACTTCTCACAGAAGCATTCAGGGTTATGGCTGACACCCGTTATACAGAAAGAATACATCCAAAGATTATAAAACAGATCATCTTTGAGATTGCAATGGCTGCTGGGACAGAAGGCATGGTGGGTGGTCAGGTTATGGATGTGCTCTATGATGGTAAAGAAGGAACAAAAAATATCCTCAATTTTATTCATATCCACAAAACCACAGCCTTGATAAGGGCATCAGTAAGGACAGGCTCAATAATAGGGGGAGCAAAAACAAAGGAATTAACAAGATTTACAAGATATGGTGAATGTATCGGTCTTGCCTTCCAGATAATGGATGATTTATTAGACGCCGAAGGCGATGAAGAAATAGTGGGAAAAAGATTAAAAAAGGATACGAGCAAACAGACCTACATAAAACACTATGGGATAGTGGCATCAAAGATCAGGTTAGAACAACTAATAGAGGAGGCTATAGAATCCGTAGAGTTTTTAGGAGGAAACTCAAAAATACTCGTAGAACTCGCAAGATTTATAGGTAATAGGGCTCTCTGATGTTCCTTGAAAAAATAAACTCCCCTGTAGATTTAAAAAGATTGAGTATCACAGAACTCGCTGAACTTGCAGAAGAGATAAGACCATATATTATAAAAACTGTCTCCAAAACAGGAGGGCATCTGGCTTCGAACCTCGGGGTAGTCGAACTTACGATAGCACTCCACTATGTATTTGATACACCCCTTGATAAGATTATATGGGATGTAGGCCATCAGTGTTATACCCATAAGATACTCACAGAGAGAAAAGAGAGATTCGAGACACTCCGACAGAATGGTGGGTTGAGTGGGTTCCCATGCAGGGGAGAAAGTGTTTATGATGTGTTCGACACAGGGCATGCAAGCAACTCAATATCGATTGCTGTTGGTCTTGCAGAAGCCAAAAAAAAGGAAGGTAAAACCCACAAAATTGTCGCGGTCATAGGAGATGGCTCGTTAACAGGGGGCATGTCTTTTGAAGCCATGAATCATGCAGGACATCTGAAAAGTGACATAATTGTAGTGCTTAATGACAACGAGATGTCTATATCCAAGAATATAGGCGCCCTCTCCTCATACCTGAATAGAATTATGACGGGCGAATTTGTGACTAATCTAAGGGAAAAGGTGAAAGACAGAATAAAAAACCTCCCGGCCCTTGGAGACAAAGTTTATAAAGCAGCAAGGCTCCTTGAAGAGACTGTAAAGGGGCTTATAACACCTGGGTTACTCTTTGAGGAGCTTGGTTTTCAATACTTTGGCCCTATAGATGGGCATAGCCTGAATCACCTTATAGAAAACTTAAGGAATATCAAACGGCTTAAGGGCCCTGTGCTGATTCATATCGTTACCAAGAAAGGGAAGGGATATACCCATGCAGAGGATGACCCTGCAAGATTCCACGGTATTTCAACCTTCGAGACGACAACAGGCAACTCTACCCACAACGGTCGTTATACCTATACAGACATCTTTGGTGATACAATCATTGAACTTGCCAAAAAGGATAAAAGGGTAATAGCCATTACCGCTGCTATGGGCCTTGGCACAGGTCTTGAGAAATTCTCACAGCTTTTCCCTGACAGGTTTTATGACATTGGCATTGCAGAACAACATGGAGTTACATTTGCAGCAGCCCTTGCCCTCGGAGGGTTCAGACCCTTTGTTGCAATATATTCCACCTTTCTTCAAAGGGCATACGACCAGGTTGTGATCGATGTCTGTCTTCAAAATCTTCCCGTTGTCTTTGCAGTGGACAGGGGCGGTATAGTCGGTCAGGACGGGCCTACCCACCATGGAGCCTTTGATATCTCTTACTTCAGACATATCCCCAATATGGTTGTGATAAGTCCAAAGGATGAAAATGAGCTTAAACAGATGCTCTACTCTGCGTATTCCTATGAGAGACCGGTTGCCATCCGCTATCCGAGAGGTGAAGCCCAGGGTGTCCCGATAGATGAAGATTTCAAGGAAATCCCGATTGGTAAATGGGAAATTCTAAAAGAGGGTGAAGATATTGCGATAATTGCCTGTGGTAACCAGGTCTACCCTTCACTTTCTGCGGCATCAGAACTCGAAGAAGAAGGTATACTATGTACTGTGATAAATGGTAGATTCATAAAACCTATGGACAGAGAGATGCTATCAGCCCTTTCAAAACATGCAAAGAAGATATTAACAGTCGAAGAGAATGCTATTATGGGAGGCTTCGGCAGCGGGGTATTGGAGATATTATCTGAAGAAGGGATAGCAGTGCCAGTCAAAAACATAGGCATTCCTGATACCTTTTTACCCCATGGTTCACAGAGCATGTTGAGAAAAAGCTTAGGCTTAGATAAGGAAGGGATTAAAAAGGCAGTAAGGCAGTGGCTAAAGAGAGAATAGATGTGATTCTCGCAAGGAGAGGTCTTGCCCCTTCAAAAGAAAAGGCAGGGGTGCTTGTTATGGCAGGGGAAATATATGTTGGGAAGGAACGTATTGCAAAGCCTGATAAAAAGATAGCAGATGATGCCCATATAGAAATAAGGAAAAACCCCATACCCTATGTAAGTTTCGGTGGGGTAAAACTTGAAGAGGCAATAAGGGCATTTGGAATAGACATAAGGAACAAAAAGGCACTGG contains:
- a CDS encoding transcription elongation factor GreA, translating into MKFPITREGHENLKKEHEYLLNSKRPKILQAIEEARGHGDLSENAEYDAAKEEYQFLQKKVAEIEEMIKNSEIVDVKKSKNGVVEFGCSVALK
- the xseB gene encoding exodeoxyribonuclease VII small subunit, which encodes MKFEDGLKKLEDIVKTLDAGNIPLDEALNLFKEGLSLTKELSKRLDEIEKKVEILIKKENGSVEKRPFLQEEV
- a CDS encoding polyprenyl synthetase family protein — translated: MDLGTYLHEKKIIIEDTLRDICSSFSTSPGMLRDAMEYMLFSNGKRIRPILAIAACEAKEKSSDDLLPFACAIEMIHTYSLIHDDLPSIDNDDLRRGKPTCHRVFGEAVAILAGDALLTEAFRVMADTRYTERIHPKIIKQIIFEIAMAAGTEGMVGGQVMDVLYDGKEGTKNILNFIHIHKTTALIRASVRTGSIIGGAKTKELTRFTRYGECIGLAFQIMDDLLDAEGDEEIVGKRLKKDTSKQTYIKHYGIVASKIRLEQLIEEAIESVEFLGGNSKILVELARFIGNRAL
- the dxs gene encoding 1-deoxy-D-xylulose-5-phosphate synthase, translated to MFLEKINSPVDLKRLSITELAELAEEIRPYIIKTVSKTGGHLASNLGVVELTIALHYVFDTPLDKIIWDVGHQCYTHKILTERKERFETLRQNGGLSGFPCRGESVYDVFDTGHASNSISIAVGLAEAKKKEGKTHKIVAVIGDGSLTGGMSFEAMNHAGHLKSDIIVVLNDNEMSISKNIGALSSYLNRIMTGEFVTNLREKVKDRIKNLPALGDKVYKAARLLEETVKGLITPGLLFEELGFQYFGPIDGHSLNHLIENLRNIKRLKGPVLIHIVTKKGKGYTHAEDDPARFHGISTFETTTGNSTHNGRYTYTDIFGDTIIELAKKDKRVIAITAAMGLGTGLEKFSQLFPDRFYDIGIAEQHGVTFAAALALGGFRPFVAIYSTFLQRAYDQVVIDVCLQNLPVVFAVDRGGIVGQDGPTHHGAFDISYFRHIPNMVVISPKDENELKQMLYSAYSYERPVAIRYPRGEAQGVPIDEDFKEIPIGKWEILKEGEDIAIIACGNQVYPSLSAASELEEEGILCTVINGRFIKPMDREMLSALSKHAKKILTVEENAIMGGFGSGVLEILSEEGIAVPVKNIGIPDTFLPHGSQSMLRKSLGLDKEGIKKAVRQWLKRE